Proteins encoded within one genomic window of Bradyrhizobium sp. AZCC 1719:
- a CDS encoding DUF899 family protein, whose translation MSSSALKPAADLARGNGVRCPNESTEYRRAREQLLAEEIELRRHIERVAELRRALPPGGAVTKNYEFEGEGGKATLSDLFGDKQTLVIYSYMFGPQREQLCPMCTSFMSTWEGKLPDVEQRIAFVFVARSPIARLIEAKKARGWTRHRIYSDASGDYTRDYVSAADADAPGYNVFTRRDGSIRHFWSGEMGPSTADPGQDPRGAPDFDPLWTILDTTPEGRGKDWYPRLSY comes from the coding sequence ATGTCCAGTTCCGCACTGAAACCCGCCGCCGACCTCGCCCGCGGAAACGGCGTGCGTTGTCCCAACGAGAGCACCGAATATCGCCGCGCCCGCGAGCAATTGCTGGCCGAGGAGATCGAACTGCGCCGTCACATCGAACGGGTCGCCGAATTGCGCCGGGCGTTGCCGCCGGGCGGCGCGGTGACGAAAAACTATGAATTCGAGGGCGAGGGCGGCAAGGCCACCTTGTCGGACCTGTTCGGCGACAAGCAGACGCTCGTGATCTACAGCTACATGTTCGGCCCGCAGCGCGAACAACTGTGCCCGATGTGCACGTCCTTCATGAGCACCTGGGAAGGCAAGCTGCCCGACGTCGAACAGCGCATCGCCTTCGTGTTCGTGGCGCGCTCGCCGATCGCGCGATTGATCGAGGCGAAGAAGGCGCGCGGCTGGACACGGCACCGGATCTATTCGGATGCGTCGGGCGATTACACGCGCGACTATGTCAGCGCGGCGGATGCCGATGCGCCCGGCTACAACGTGTTCACCCGGCGTGACGGCAGCATCCGCCATTTCTGGTCCGGCGAAATGGGACCATCGACCGCCGACCCCGGACAGGACCCGCGCGGCGCGCCCGACTTCGATCCGCTGTGGACCATTCTCGACACCACGCCCGAAGGGCGTGGCAAGGACTGGTATCCGCGGCTGAGCTATTAG
- a CDS encoding RtcB family protein: MRSDPYKERARALAVEAGLDPDAKIDRPGQRPMPTWCLFRDAARKEKLARDAEAVASDIAQRPQAAQYQNSPLKIFGKHDDATIAQMRNCMSVGNAVAGVICADGHLGYAQPVGGVIAYEKQISISGVGFDIGCGNMAVRLDTPFSQIESNVGTIIKDVHNVISFGVGRTNDERVEHELFDDADAWRESDMGAYRQKAVSQLGTVGSGNHYVDLLRDEEGFVWIGVHFGSRGLGHTSATRYLKAAGGKDGMNVPPAVIDEDSEIGRRYIAAMQLAGRYSYAGREWVVERVRRIIGGEVTDMVHNHHNYAWRENHGGKDLWVVRKGATPAFPGQRGFIGGSMGDDAVIVEGVDSEEAKASLYSTVHGAGRLFGRKEAKRRFTRGEMDAWLQSRGVTLIGADLDESPMAYRRLPEVIAEHAGSIRVQHTLRPFAVAMAGENEFDPFKD; encoded by the coding sequence ATGCGATCCGATCCCTACAAGGAGCGCGCCAGGGCGCTGGCCGTTGAAGCGGGGCTCGACCCCGACGCGAAGATCGATCGGCCCGGCCAGCGGCCGATGCCGACGTGGTGCCTGTTTCGCGATGCCGCGCGCAAGGAGAAGCTTGCGCGCGACGCGGAGGCTGTTGCTTCCGATATCGCGCAGAGGCCGCAGGCGGCGCAATACCAGAACAGCCCGCTCAAGATCTTCGGCAAGCACGACGACGCCACGATTGCGCAGATGCGCAATTGCATGTCGGTCGGAAATGCAGTCGCCGGCGTCATTTGCGCGGACGGCCATCTCGGCTATGCCCAGCCGGTCGGCGGCGTGATCGCCTATGAGAAGCAGATCAGCATCTCTGGTGTCGGCTTCGACATCGGCTGCGGCAACATGGCTGTGCGGCTCGACACGCCGTTTAGCCAGATCGAAAGCAATGTCGGCACGATCATCAAGGACGTGCACAACGTGATTTCGTTCGGTGTCGGACGCACCAACGATGAGCGCGTCGAGCACGAACTGTTCGACGACGCCGATGCGTGGCGGGAGTCCGACATGGGCGCCTACCGGCAGAAGGCGGTATCGCAACTCGGCACCGTCGGGTCGGGCAATCACTATGTCGACCTGTTGCGCGACGAGGAGGGCTTTGTCTGGATCGGCGTGCACTTCGGCAGCCGCGGCCTCGGTCACACCAGTGCGACCCGCTACCTCAAGGCCGCGGGCGGCAAGGATGGCATGAACGTGCCGCCCGCCGTGATCGACGAGGATAGCGAGATCGGGCGGCGCTACATCGCGGCGATGCAACTCGCCGGGCGCTACTCCTATGCCGGCCGCGAATGGGTGGTCGAGCGCGTGCGCCGGATCATCGGCGGCGAGGTCACCGACATGGTTCATAACCACCACAATTACGCGTGGCGGGAGAACCATGGCGGCAAGGATTTGTGGGTGGTTCGCAAGGGGGCGACCCCGGCATTTCCGGGCCAGCGTGGCTTCATCGGCGGATCGATGGGCGACGATGCTGTCATCGTCGAAGGCGTCGACAGCGAGGAGGCGAAGGCCTCGCTCTACTCGACCGTGCACGGCGCGGGCCGTCTGTTTGGCCGCAAGGAGGCCAAGCGGCGGTTCACGCGCGGCGAGATGGACGCCTGGCTGCAATCGCGTGGCGTGACATTGATCGGCGCCGACCTTGACGAAAGCCCGATGGCCTATCGCAGGCTGCCGGAGGTGATCGCCGAGCACGCCGGCTCGATCAGGGTTCAGCACACGTTGCGTCCGTTCGCCGTGGCGATGGCGGGCGAGAACGAGTTCGATCCATTCAAGGATTGA
- a CDS encoding DUF2778 domain-containing protein: MSKRTRAFGPAARSRGKSSRRGIPQYFLGGVAVAGLVLGCAWTVYTNVLGASIYPSVNNAGFEARAVNNPSTVAAHAVRPAFNEIFASLPQQSLVMPAPENVASSLMFNERFAAAAAQGEPSRAAEFKSVEPTKLAEASPPAEAPKAVQAPKPVEAAKPKISAPATKLALNTPAPAPAETEAKTGKASGSTVRDMAQRAKAAVMSIASNDKQTMVEKLWGKQPSQNSLLAFASADANVTGSIIDTRSQNPMMGGSPPYDRQTAVYDITARKVYLPDGTQLEAHSGLGSKMDDPKYSHVRMQGVTPPHIYELKPREALFHGVPALRLTPIGGEEKIYGRDGLLAHTYMLGPSGQSNGCVSFKDYYAFLDAYRNKGIRRLAVLVKVQ, encoded by the coding sequence ATGAGTAAGCGTACGCGTGCGTTCGGTCCTGCGGCCCGCAGCCGCGGGAAATCCTCCCGCAGAGGCATTCCCCAATATTTTCTCGGCGGTGTCGCGGTCGCAGGCCTCGTGCTGGGCTGCGCCTGGACCGTTTACACCAACGTGCTCGGCGCCAGCATCTATCCATCCGTGAACAACGCCGGCTTCGAGGCGCGCGCCGTCAACAACCCGAGCACCGTCGCGGCGCACGCCGTGCGGCCGGCCTTCAATGAGATTTTCGCCTCGCTGCCGCAACAGTCGCTGGTGATGCCCGCCCCGGAGAACGTCGCGAGTTCGCTGATGTTCAACGAAAGGTTCGCAGCCGCCGCCGCGCAAGGCGAGCCCTCGAGAGCGGCCGAATTTAAGTCCGTCGAACCGACGAAACTGGCGGAAGCTTCGCCGCCGGCCGAAGCGCCGAAAGCCGTTCAAGCTCCGAAGCCCGTGGAAGCGGCAAAGCCGAAGATTTCTGCTCCAGCCACCAAGCTCGCCTTGAACACTCCTGCGCCGGCGCCAGCAGAGACCGAGGCCAAGACCGGCAAGGCATCCGGCTCCACCGTTCGCGACATGGCGCAGCGCGCCAAGGCCGCCGTGATGTCGATTGCTTCCAACGACAAGCAGACCATGGTCGAAAAACTGTGGGGCAAGCAGCCTTCGCAGAACTCGCTGCTCGCTTTCGCATCCGCCGACGCCAACGTCACCGGCAGCATCATCGATACGCGAAGTCAGAACCCGATGATGGGCGGCTCGCCGCCCTATGATCGCCAGACTGCGGTCTACGACATCACCGCGCGCAAGGTCTATCTGCCCGACGGTACCCAGCTCGAAGCGCATTCGGGACTCGGCTCGAAGATGGACGATCCCAAATATTCGCATGTGCGGATGCAGGGCGTGACGCCGCCGCACATTTACGAACTGAAGCCGCGCGAGGCGCTGTTTCACGGCGTACCGGCACTGCGGCTGACGCCGATCGGCGGCGAAGAAAAAATCTACGGCCGCGACGGGCTGCTCGCGCACACCTACATGCTCGGGCCGAGCGGCCAGTCCAACGGCTGCGTTTCGTTCAAGGACTACTATGCGTTCCTCGACGCCTATCGCAACAAGGGGATTCGTCGGCTCGCCGTGCTGGTGAAGGTCCAGTAG
- a CDS encoding Crp/Fnr family transcriptional regulator, with the protein MIALEQDAILSRAGDDIQYVIFPHSGAISLMIEMADGHTVATAAIGREGAVGTLSVLGPSPSAITAVVRAAGTAARIPASRFHTVFGRSPAIRSAVQSHIRAMLIQFQLGAACNALHPVQARMARWLLQLSDRVDHDVLPLTQQALSQILGVRRTTVTLLMRNLRARGGIRSDRRGLIEIDRTRLARAACECHRVMRLEAEEVFPATSDRSRAAVLPEDGVLSLE; encoded by the coding sequence TTGATCGCGCTCGAACAGGACGCAATCCTTTCGCGGGCGGGTGACGACATCCAGTATGTCATCTTCCCACATAGCGGCGCCATCTCGCTGATGATCGAGATGGCGGACGGACACACGGTTGCCACCGCTGCGATTGGGCGTGAGGGGGCCGTCGGCACACTTTCGGTGCTCGGGCCGTCACCCTCGGCGATTACGGCCGTGGTTCGCGCGGCCGGTACCGCCGCTCGGATCCCTGCATCGCGATTTCATACTGTTTTTGGCCGCAGTCCCGCGATCCGGAGCGCGGTACAAAGCCACATCAGGGCGATGCTGATACAGTTCCAGCTCGGTGCGGCCTGCAATGCGCTGCACCCGGTCCAGGCCCGGATGGCTCGCTGGTTGCTGCAGCTTAGCGATCGCGTCGACCATGATGTGCTCCCGCTCACTCAGCAGGCGCTATCGCAGATACTCGGTGTGCGGCGCACGACCGTGACGCTCCTGATGCGGAATCTGCGCGCGCGGGGAGGGATCAGATCCGATCGACGAGGGTTGATCGAAATCGACCGGACGCGGCTCGCAAGGGCAGCGTGCGAATGCCACCGCGTCATGCGCCTCGAAGCCGAGGAGGTTTTCCCGGCTACCTCCGACCGGTCTCGCGCCGCGGTCCTGCCCGAAGATGGGGTGTTGTCCCTGGAATAG
- a CDS encoding phasin family protein, with product MSESEMKAMPNGTQFLGMPWLDFSKIAAPGVVSELTEQGFARAREGCEKIKAASEEMTEVLRESYSSNARGATDYGLKLFEISNANAASTLDFFVRLFGSKSATDVLSVSAAQARKAFNTASDQNRELWVLAQKLTTETGEPIRKHFTKVLQQTG from the coding sequence GTGAGTGAAAGCGAAATGAAAGCGATGCCGAACGGAACGCAATTTCTCGGAATGCCGTGGTTGGACTTCTCGAAGATCGCCGCGCCTGGCGTGGTTAGCGAGCTTACCGAGCAGGGCTTCGCCCGCGCACGTGAAGGCTGCGAGAAAATCAAGGCCGCTTCGGAGGAGATGACGGAAGTGCTGCGCGAGAGCTATTCGAGCAATGCGAGGGGCGCGACCGATTACGGGCTCAAGTTGTTCGAAATCTCAAACGCCAATGCCGCCTCCACGCTCGATTTCTTCGTTCGTCTGTTCGGCAGCAAGTCAGCCACTGACGTTCTTAGCGTATCAGCGGCGCAAGCGCGCAAGGCGTTCAACACCGCTTCTGACCAGAACAGGGAATTGTGGGTGCTTGCCCAGAAACTTACGACGGAAACGGGTGAGCCGATCAGGAAGCACTTCACCAAGGTTCTCCAGCAAACCGGCTGA
- the groL gene encoding chaperonin GroEL (60 kDa chaperone family; promotes refolding of misfolded polypeptides especially under stressful conditions; forms two stacked rings of heptamers to form a barrel-shaped 14mer; ends can be capped by GroES; misfolded proteins enter the barrel where they are refolded when GroES binds): MSAKEVKFGVDARDRMLRGVDILANAVKVTLGPKGRNVVLDKSFGAPRITKDGVTVAKEIELDDKFENMGAQMVREVASKSADAAGDGTTTATVLAAAIVREGAKSVAAGMNPMDLKRGIDLAVEAVVADLVKNSKKVTSNEEIAQVGTISANGDAEIGKFLADAMKKVGNEGVITVEEAKSLETELDVVEGMQFDRGYISPYFVTNADKMRVEMDDAYILINEKKLSSLNELLPLLEAVVQTGKPLVIVAEDVEGEALATLVVNRLRGGLKVAAVKAPGFGDRRKAMLQDIAVLTGGQAISEDLGIKLENVTLQMLGRAKKVMIDKENTTIVNGAGKKADIEARVQQIKAQIEETTSDYDREKLQERLAKLAGGVAVIRVGGATEVEVKERKDRVDDAMHATRAAVEEGIVPGGGVALLRASEQLKRLRTQNDDQKTGVEIVRKALSAPARQIAINAGEDGSVIVGKILEKEQYSYGFDSQNGEYGNLVSKGIIDPTKVVRAAIQNAASVAALLITTEAMIAELPKKNAGAGAGMPPGGGMGGMDF, encoded by the coding sequence ATGTCAGCCAAAGAAGTCAAATTCGGCGTCGACGCCCGCGACCGCATGCTGCGCGGCGTTGATATTCTCGCCAACGCCGTGAAGGTCACGCTCGGCCCGAAGGGCCGCAACGTCGTGCTCGACAAGTCGTTCGGCGCTCCCCGCATCACCAAGGACGGCGTCACCGTCGCCAAGGAGATCGAGCTCGACGACAAGTTCGAGAACATGGGCGCGCAGATGGTGCGCGAAGTCGCCTCCAAGTCCGCTGACGCGGCCGGCGATGGCACCACCACCGCGACCGTGCTCGCGGCTGCGATCGTCCGTGAAGGCGCCAAGTCGGTTGCCGCCGGCATGAACCCGATGGACCTGAAGCGCGGTATCGACCTGGCGGTGGAAGCCGTGGTCGCCGACCTCGTCAAGAACTCCAAGAAGGTCACCTCGAACGAGGAAATCGCCCAGGTCGGCACCATCTCGGCCAACGGCGACGCCGAAATCGGCAAGTTCCTGGCCGACGCCATGAAGAAGGTCGGCAACGAGGGCGTGATCACGGTTGAGGAAGCCAAGTCGCTCGAGACCGAACTCGACGTCGTCGAAGGCATGCAGTTCGACCGCGGCTACATCTCGCCCTACTTCGTCACCAACGCCGACAAGATGCGCGTTGAAATGGACGACGCCTACATCCTGATCAACGAGAAGAAGCTCTCCTCGCTGAACGAGCTGCTGCCGCTGCTCGAGGCCGTGGTGCAGACCGGCAAGCCGCTGGTCATCGTCGCCGAAGACGTCGAAGGCGAAGCCCTCGCCACCCTCGTCGTCAACCGCCTGCGTGGTGGTCTGAAGGTCGCGGCCGTCAAGGCTCCGGGCTTCGGCGATCGCCGCAAGGCCATGCTGCAGGACATCGCGGTGCTGACCGGTGGTCAGGCGATCTCGGAAGATCTCGGTATCAAGCTCGAGAACGTCACGCTGCAGATGCTCGGCCGCGCCAAGAAGGTGATGATCGACAAGGAAAACACCACGATCGTCAACGGCGCCGGCAAGAAGGCCGACATCGAGGCGCGCGTTCAGCAGATCAAGGCGCAGATCGAGGAAACCACCTCGGACTACGACCGTGAGAAGCTGCAGGAGCGTCTGGCCAAGCTCGCGGGCGGCGTAGCCGTGATCCGCGTCGGCGGCGCGACCGAAGTCGAGGTGAAGGAGCGCAAGGATCGCGTGGATGACGCGATGCATGCGACCCGTGCGGCGGTTGAAGAAGGCATCGTGCCGGGCGGCGGCGTCGCCCTGCTCCGCGCTTCCGAGCAGCTCAAGCGCCTCAGGACCCAGAACGACGACCAGAAGACCGGCGTCGAGATCGTCCGCAAGGCGCTGTCCGCGCCCGCCCGCCAGATCGCGATCAACGCCGGTGAAGACGGCTCCGTCATCGTCGGCAAGATCCTCGAGAAGGAGCAGTACTCCTACGGCTTCGACTCGCAGAACGGCGAATACGGCAATCTGGTCTCCAAGGGCATCATCGACCCGACCAAGGTGGTTCGCGCGGCGATCCAGAACGCGGCTTCCGTCGCGGCTCTCCTGATCACCACCGAAGCCATGATCGCCGAACTGCCGAAGAAGAACGCCGGCGCCGGCGCCGGCATGCCTCCGGGCGGCGGCATGGGCGGCATGGACTTCTAA
- a CDS encoding co-chaperone GroES: MNFRPLHDRVVVKRIDAEEKTAGGIIIPDSAKEKPSQGEVVAVGPGGRDEAGKLIPIDLKVGDRVLFGKWSGTEVKIDGQELLIMKESDIMGVLDATSAKKKAA, from the coding sequence ATGAACTTCCGTCCGCTTCACGACCGCGTCGTCGTCAAACGCATCGACGCCGAAGAGAAGACTGCTGGCGGCATCATCATTCCGGACAGTGCCAAGGAAAAGCCCTCCCAGGGCGAAGTCGTCGCCGTCGGCCCGGGTGGCCGTGACGAAGCCGGCAAGCTGATCCCGATTGACCTCAAGGTCGGCGACCGCGTGCTGTTCGGCAAGTGGTCGGGCACCGAGGTCAAGATCGACGGCCAGGAACTCCTGATCATGAAGGAGTCCGACATCATGGGCGTGCTCGACGCCACCTCGGCCAAGAAGAAGGCCGCCTAA
- a CDS encoding usg protein has product MVSRVGVASDDFRKQVLGYGLTTAQILYRMPDHPSLLQTYVWQNYDLFPKFPALKDFLAFWQEKLDGPLFSVTVAHSRLIKPTELRAVDGVFRLH; this is encoded by the coding sequence ATGGTCTCGCGGGTTGGAGTTGCTTCCGACGACTTCCGGAAGCAGGTGCTGGGTTACGGGCTGACGACGGCGCAAATTCTGTATCGGATGCCGGATCATCCCTCATTGCTGCAGACCTATGTCTGGCAGAACTACGATCTGTTTCCGAAATTCCCCGCGCTGAAGGACTTCCTCGCGTTCTGGCAGGAAAAGCTTGATGGCCCGCTGTTTTCCGTAACGGTCGCGCATTCCAGGCTGATCAAGCCGACGGAGCTGCGTGCAGTCGACGGTGTGTTCAGGCTGCATTGA
- a CDS encoding cupin domain-containing protein, with the protein MAKQKAASRPAAQPAVKKKWSGHKAAAKSSARKAVKSKARGAPAVKAKPARKARPKQRIAISHHREEDFKADGLRAYAKYRDLGIADATHGLAQAHVIRLIGPCNPAEVSKLHYHDVEFQMVYVLKGWVKTYMEGQGETLMKEGSAWTQPPRIKHLIMDYSDDVELLEVILPAEFKTVEFAG; encoded by the coding sequence ATGGCCAAGCAGAAGGCGGCATCACGTCCCGCGGCGCAGCCCGCCGTGAAGAAGAAGTGGTCAGGTCACAAGGCGGCAGCCAAGTCCTCAGCACGCAAGGCCGTCAAGTCAAAGGCGAGAGGCGCGCCGGCAGTCAAGGCCAAACCGGCCAGGAAGGCGCGGCCGAAGCAGCGCATCGCCATCAGTCATCACCGCGAAGAAGATTTTAAAGCCGACGGCCTGCGCGCTTACGCAAAGTACCGCGACCTCGGGATAGCGGACGCCACCCATGGCCTGGCGCAGGCGCATGTCATCCGCCTGATCGGCCCGTGCAACCCGGCGGAAGTTTCAAAACTGCATTACCACGACGTCGAATTCCAGATGGTCTATGTGCTCAAGGGCTGGGTGAAGACCTACATGGAAGGGCAGGGCGAGACGCTGATGAAAGAAGGCAGCGCCTGGACCCAGCCGCCGCGCATCAAGCATCTGATCATGGATTATTCCGATGATGTCGAGTTGCTGGAAGTGATTTTGCCGGCAGAGTTCAAGACGGTGGAATTTGCGGGGTAG
- a CDS encoding NupC/NupG family nucleoside CNT transporter yields the protein MLQLQSAFGVLALLAIAWACGENRRAVSLRQVAIALAVTIITALVLLKLPLVAKAFGAINDAVGTIAAATRAGTSFVFGYLGGGALPFDLKAPGADFVLAFQALPIVLVMSVLTTLLFYWRVLPPIVRGMAWLLERTLGVGGAVGLSAAANIFLGMVEAPLFIRPYLAQLTRSELFLVMTGGMAGIAGTVLVLYATFLAPLIPDAAAHFVIASVLGAPAAILISLIMVPETSDKRTGGSLRDPDMHASSTMDAITKGTAAGLELLLNIVAMLLVLVALVYLVNAILGLLPEIGGAKISLQRLLGLVMAPVCWLMGLPWPQAVTAGSLMGTKTVLNELIAYLDLSKLGTDALDPRSRLIMLYAMCGFANFASLGIMIGGLGTMAPDRREEINALGLKSIVSGTLATCLMGAVVGVMT from the coding sequence ATGCTGCAATTGCAATCGGCGTTTGGCGTGCTGGCGTTGCTGGCGATCGCTTGGGCGTGCGGCGAGAACCGCCGCGCCGTGTCGCTCCGTCAAGTGGCGATCGCCCTCGCCGTCACCATCATTACCGCGCTGGTGCTGCTCAAGCTGCCGCTGGTGGCAAAAGCCTTCGGCGCCATCAACGACGCCGTCGGCACGATCGCGGCGGCGACGCGCGCCGGCACTTCCTTCGTGTTCGGCTATCTCGGCGGCGGCGCGCTGCCGTTCGATCTCAAGGCACCGGGCGCGGATTTCGTCCTGGCATTTCAGGCGCTGCCGATCGTGCTGGTCATGAGCGTTCTGACCACGCTGCTGTTCTACTGGCGCGTACTGCCCCCGATCGTGCGCGGCATGGCATGGCTGTTGGAGCGCACGCTCGGCGTAGGCGGCGCGGTCGGACTATCGGCCGCGGCCAATATCTTTCTCGGCATGGTCGAGGCGCCGCTGTTCATCCGCCCCTATTTGGCGCAACTCACGCGCAGCGAATTGTTTCTGGTGATGACCGGCGGCATGGCCGGCATCGCCGGCACCGTGCTGGTGCTCTACGCCACGTTCCTGGCGCCGCTGATCCCGGACGCGGCGGCGCACTTTGTCATTGCATCCGTGTTGGGCGCGCCGGCCGCGATCCTGATCAGCCTGATCATGGTGCCGGAGACTTCAGATAAGCGCACTGGCGGCTCGCTCAGAGATCCCGACATGCATGCGTCCTCGACCATGGATGCCATCACCAAGGGCACGGCGGCCGGGCTCGAACTGCTGCTCAACATCGTCGCGATGCTCCTGGTGCTGGTGGCACTGGTTTATCTCGTCAATGCGATCCTCGGGCTGTTGCCCGAGATCGGCGGCGCCAAAATTTCGCTGCAGCGGCTGCTGGGGCTTGTAATGGCGCCGGTGTGCTGGCTGATGGGCCTTCCTTGGCCGCAAGCCGTCACGGCCGGAAGCCTGATGGGCACCAAGACCGTGCTCAACGAGCTGATCGCCTATCTCGACCTCTCGAAGCTCGGCACGGATGCGCTCGATCCGCGCTCGCGGCTGATCATGCTCTACGCGATGTGCGGCTTTGCCAACTTCGCCAGCCTCGGCATCATGATCGGCGGCCTCGGCACCATGGCACCGGATCGGCGCGAGGAGATCAATGCGCTGGGGCTGAAGTCGATCGTGTCAGGTACGCTGGCGACGTGTTTGATGGGGGCGGTGGTGGGGGTGATGACGTGA
- a CDS encoding glycosyl transferase family protein produces MNEILISLFLLVSLLINLSSLDDIFIDLLSFGIAHSPFRRAPAEPAPLPNIAIFVANWREEDVIGKMVEGNLARIDIPQVSLYLGVYPNDTGTRRVAEALAAAHPDRVRVIVNSLPGPTSKGQMLNEMFAQSFAGEQAPDLVVLHDSEDVIDPRSFEIYARYAGEYDFIQVPVFSLSRRRGAYVASTYMEEFAERHTRELIVRNALGAAIPSAGVGTCLTQALIRHFLETRGQVLMSGTVTEDYILGIEAKRAGFRSIFAALSARAEEGADYVATREFFPQRLEASIKQKTRWVYGIAFEAMHRLGWHGQPWDIYFFLRDRKGMITNFLAPASVVLMILTLAGLIDPEALPRGMYQLFQWSLSFNLLAVAFRYVARLTSSYRVYGRIEWLGVAIRWPVALYINMVATLRAWKIYLGESQFATSPIVWSKTTHDIPDDFLAATR; encoded by the coding sequence ATGAACGAAATACTTATCTCGCTCTTCCTGCTCGTTAGCCTGCTGATAAACCTGTCATCGCTGGACGACATTTTCATCGATCTGCTGTCTTTCGGGATCGCGCATTCTCCTTTTCGGCGCGCCCCCGCCGAGCCGGCTCCTCTCCCGAATATTGCGATCTTCGTCGCCAATTGGCGTGAGGAGGATGTCATCGGCAAAATGGTGGAGGGCAACCTCGCGCGGATCGATATTCCGCAGGTTTCGCTCTATCTCGGCGTCTATCCAAACGACACGGGCACGCGTCGCGTCGCTGAAGCCCTTGCCGCAGCCCATCCCGATCGCGTGCGGGTCATCGTCAACAGTTTGCCCGGCCCCACATCCAAAGGGCAGATGCTCAACGAGATGTTTGCCCAGAGCTTTGCGGGAGAGCAGGCTCCGGACCTGGTCGTTCTGCACGACAGCGAGGATGTCATCGATCCACGCAGCTTTGAGATCTATGCGAGATATGCCGGCGAATACGATTTTATCCAGGTTCCTGTCTTCTCGCTCAGCCGCCGCAGAGGGGCCTATGTCGCTTCGACCTATATGGAGGAGTTCGCCGAACGTCACACGCGTGAACTGATCGTGCGCAACGCGCTTGGAGCCGCCATCCCTTCTGCCGGGGTCGGTACCTGCCTGACGCAGGCGCTCATCAGGCACTTTCTGGAGACACGCGGGCAGGTTCTGATGTCCGGGACAGTGACCGAGGATTACATTCTCGGCATCGAGGCCAAGCGCGCGGGGTTCAGATCGATATTCGCCGCGCTGTCCGCGCGTGCCGAAGAGGGGGCCGACTATGTCGCGACCCGCGAGTTCTTCCCCCAGCGTCTGGAAGCTTCCATCAAGCAGAAGACCCGCTGGGTCTACGGCATCGCCTTCGAAGCGATGCACAGGCTCGGCTGGCACGGCCAGCCCTGGGACATCTATTTCTTCCTGCGCGATCGCAAGGGAATGATTACGAACTTTCTGGCCCCTGCATCCGTCGTTCTGATGATCCTGACGCTCGCGGGCCTTATCGATCCCGAGGCCCTGCCACGCGGAATGTACCAGCTCTTCCAATGGTCGCTTTCGTTCAATCTCCTCGCGGTGGCGTTCCGCTATGTCGCGCGCCTGACCTCCAGCTACCGGGTCTATGGCAGGATCGAATGGCTCGGCGTCGCGATACGATGGCCCGTAGCGCTGTACATCAACATGGTTGCCACGTTGCGCGCGTGGAAAATCTATCTGGGCGAATCGCAGTTCGCCACTTCCCCCATCGTGTGGTCGAAAACGACTCACGACATCCCCGATGATTTCCTGGCCGCCACACGCTGA